The Sardina pilchardus chromosome 5, fSarPil1.1, whole genome shotgun sequence DNA window ATTTGCAATACTACTAGGGCAACACATGTAGCCATAATCAACACACAGTGATATGATGTTACATTACCGAACTCCGCGACGATGGAGGCCATCCCCCCATAGATGAACGGCTTCCAGTTCAGGCTTGCCATTTCGGAGCTGGCTCCTTCTGCTTGGTGGAGACCTGCTAATAGCAGCAGCAAGCCGAAATGAACAAACTCTTTTAATCGAACATGGCTAAACATTGCAACACCAGTCCTACAAACACCTAACCATCCTGTATGCGGCATGATCAAATTATGCACCGGAATGGGATGCTTGTGGCTATTAAATATTCATGCAAGAACCATCGCACAACTACACCACTGTAAGTGGCCGGCGCAAACGTCAATCAAACCTCAACAGACACTGGTTGGATTAAATAAATCTAGAATTAGCCCCTTCCGGTTACAAACAACTTCAAAGACATCTAGTAACTGTTATATTCTCTGACGCTCCACAAAGCAAAcagacacatttaaagaaaacgCAAATGTCTACTGAGATATTTCAGAAAGACAGGGCAACATTTCCAGGATTGTCATATGCCGCCGACCTTCTTCCAACCTATCTTGCATGCAACTCCAGTGAACGACAACCTACGTAGCCGAGGCTAGCTGGCTAATGTAATGCAAGTCAACAAAGTTACAGAGCTATCGCTAGCGAGGCAGTTAGAGCAGTTGACTAGCTTTCGATATGGTAAGAGCAGACATTACCGAAATTATGAGATTATTTACGACACTAACTTGAACGTCGACAAACAGCCTTGTTGCAAACAACTCAAAAACACCTACTTGTGTCTCTGGTATGTGATGGCTTCTTCTATATCCTTTTTGTACCCATTTTCTCGACCACATGTAGGATTGTTCAGTAGTAAAAACGCACAAAACTTCACCGGTGGGCAGTGTTGCTTAAAATTCCTGATTTGCGCAGAAGCAGGAACTGAAAGGCCGGAAGTCCTGCCTCTTTTTTATGACTGATGCAACAGAACTGTTTGGCgacttcccctctcccccctgtcTAGTGTCCAACTTTTGAATGTCACAAGTCTCTTTCTGTTAGGTCTATGCTCACAACCAACAACCCCTGTTGCTTGCATTACAACTTGCATTGTCGTTTAGACTAACAGTTAACCTACAATAAGGACTTTTATTTCAACATTGGTTTCTTGTGTCTCAAATGGACACACAATAGACTAGCTGGCATCAGTCACTGTCagaatttctttcttttttttgtcttcagttCATCAggtctcatgtagcctacacaaatgaTTCGTAATTAACATAGACACAGATTTATGGAAATAGTTTTATTGTATCTGTCTACAGACTTGTCTCAGTGGACGCAGCATGGCCTACTCAGTGGGCACAACATGAAACAGATCAACTGAAAGTCGGCCACTTAAATGTAAAGTGCACAGGTTGTTTATAATATATCCACACTCTATAGCCTACCATCCAGCTTATATTAATAGAGACACTTTTGCCTAAGATATAAATAAACCACAGTTTATATTTTCACAATAATGTGCATTGTTGTATATTTcattcacattttattttgattcATCATTGCTCTGCATACAGTCAGTGGCCCAGTGGCAAATCAAGCAGTATTCAGACCAGTAAAAATCAGCTAGTCCAGTTTGGGATAGATAATACTGTAACACTTAGTAATAATTTTAAGCTCTTGCATTAATGGCCTTCTCTTAAACAAGCATTGTAAAGTCTGGAAGatattttgattaaaaaaaataacctttcACAGTCAGATAAAGCTattaattcatttttttaaaatgttttttttcctttgttaTTTTGATCTATTGTTCATCACCAAAGATATTTTATAGTCCAGAAGCATCTGTCAGTAGATCTTTAGTCACATGGTGTAATGTTCCATAAATCCATATTTGCAGTTCCTGGCCTCTGTCTAGGCAATGTCGGAGTCTGTGCAGAGGAGACAGGGTGCTGTGCCAGTTTAGTTGCCCGGAATAAATTCTGTCCCCCAGGTTTAGAGTGTGGTTCGGAGCATCCTCATCACACGCTGGTACAACTGCTGTGCAACTGTCACCAAGTTCCTGCAGTTGATTTTAGGAGAGGAAAAAGACAAGCAGTCATTGGTCCaaaacagagaggaaaacacttCGCCTCAGCCCGCATTTCTGCACTGTGCACATCTAAGCGAGTAAAAGATGACTTCCAAAAAACATAACGTAAAGTATGACACATTTCTTTAATGTTTTTAAGCAAGATTACATCTTTCTTTCACAGTTTTAAAATAGCAAAAAGGAAAAGGGCACAAAGATAGCAGAGGTCCCCTTCAGCAAGTATGGTTCATAAACGCTTTTTGTAGCCATGCAGCTAATTGAATGGGGAATTTCTGCCTATTCTTTCTTGTATATTATGCAAGAACATGTTTCAGTAATCAATAATCAGTCATTGGTGATACAAAACCTTCAGCTTGCTGGTCTTGATATGTCCTCATATTAATGGATGAGGTGTCAGAGGAGAGTTCTTTGACTCCTCATGCATTAATTTTAGGACATCTCAGCAGTTGTTATCCCATGACTTATCCAAATAAGTCATCTTCTTTTCATCTTCAGTTATAAAAAAGATTGTATGACGCTTCCAGAATTTGCTATCGAATTCATTGTTCCTGGATGTGGCGAAGCAGCAATGACATAACCGCCGATCGTTCAACCTGGGTTTGATTATGTCCATTATGTCACTTTGGATataagcatctgctaaatatctGTCAACTTAAACTTTAACTTCTTCGGTAAAATGTCCCTTGTGTTACTGGCTGCAACACAATCCCAAAGCATGATCGATCCATGTGCATGAAATTCTGAAATTCTAAAAGTCTATTTTAATTTCATCAAGTTCCCTCATATATTGCTGAGCTCTGTGATGAGGAGAACacacaagagattttcttctgATGGTCAAATTATTGCAGTTGTCTCCACACcgtgcaccaccaccactctaGTCTGCAACATCTTCCTGGTCAAACCGGTTCTGGCTTGTCTTTTTACAAAAACTAAGCAGTTATCTTGGACAGTTTCCTTGGTCTTCCAGACTTCAGCTTGAGCGCCACAGTTGATCTTAACTGCCTTAATTACATTATGAATTGAATCAGCTGCCTGAAGGTCATGGTTTTTAAAAATGCCCAAACTTTTCCATGGTGttcctttccttttttcacTCTGAAATTGTTCAAAACAAGAAGAACACACTAATcttgcttacattttcttaccGGAGATCAGTTCATCTTGTAATCACTAAAACAGAGATTGGCCAGGGGTGCCCAAACATTTGCATACCACTGTACCATTGGATTTTAACtcagaaatatttttttcatatgcaCAGTGCATTGACATATTATCATGACTGCCTCGGGAAAATGTCCTATTGAActtgatacagtatatcaatcaAATCTATCAATCTTCTTTCTAAGCAGCCACTCCCACATGCTAGCACACAACTTGAACACACCCcaccaagcacacatgcaccagcacacacacacacacgcacacaagaacgcacacacacacacacacacacacacacacacacacacacacacacacagacacacacacacacacacacacacacacacacacacactcacagcacacacacgcactcaccgGGCACCCAGGGAGACACAGTTGTTTCGGTTGGGATgtagacagaagagagaggccACGCAAtatacacagcacagcaacatgGAGAGCAGTCTTCTCTTCAATGACATCTTCTGTTTCAGTAGGATCTCCTAGAGTTGGTACCTGTCTGCCAGCAGAATTTCCCTATTCAAAACACAGGTATTGGAAAGATGTCAGTTGGCAAATCATATGACGGCACAAATAGATACGGGATGCCACTCACAAGTGAGGGAGGGCTGTGGCAATGCATAAACAACCTCCGAGCCGTTTGTCACTGTTCTGCCATGGGCACAATTACTGCTGACCAAGAGGTGTATTGAATAGGACTGAAAAGTCTAGCAGGGATGAATGGCATTCCCACATTGTGTGACTGTTCAGGTTTGCATTGTTTTCCAGTGTCATTAAAAAGGATCTTTCCTCTTCATGGAGCAGTTGAGTTGGCCTGTTAATATCATTTGGGTGATCTGAATCTATTCTAACATTGACAGCTTGTTATCTGTGCTTTTGTAATGATGGATAGCTTTTAAGACAATCTGGCCTGAACCAGACATCCCATTTACTCTTGCCCTATACCAGGAGGAAGTTATACCTGAGAGCATTTTATCCTATAGATATTAAAAAGTCAAGGTAATTTATGTCACGCTTCAGGCCATGACCTCATTCCCTATGCTGGGAATGAAAGGATATTCAACTACATATTCAAGTTCATTTGAATGCTCTTTGTAAATCAATGCCAATTGGTTATACTATCATTGGAGGTTGTAAAGGAGGTCAAACCAGCATTTTTGTCTCCATTTCTGGTgtcttccatccctccctctctccctctctctctctctctctgtctctctctctctctcctccaaccCCCATCTCTAGTTTGTTCAAGTGTAGTGAGAGAGTAGAGGGCATTGTCCCTAAGGGCAAAGAGGAACAAAGACACGCAGGACGACACAAACGATACAACAAGGATACTGCCAGCATGGAATAACTACTGTGTGTTGTCTTATATTCTTCAATAAACTAGCAACATTTTAGCGCAAAGGCAACATGAGAAGATGACAACCGACTTGGACTGTATGATTTTACCTTTTCATTTGGCATTCTGAGCCATTGGACTAACATTTGGCTTACATTAAGAAGGCGGACAAACCATCCCGTGAGATATTTCATGGATGTTAGACTGTTTTTCCTTAGTATGTTAACATTTCTTGCTTTCTGAGAAACGCAGATGTCAAAAAAAAAGGTCACTGCTCATCACCACAGAGTTCCTCTATCCACGAGGGCATACACCACTGTATCTGTTCAGGATTTCCACGCATGAACCATGTTTCCCCTTTTGCCCTGAGTGGATTTAACGCATTGCGGTTTGAGAGGAGGCAACACTACAGACCGGCAAGACATACGGCCCCTCTACCCCGGATGTTCGCTCTTGAGAGCCCATGATGGATCTGGGACCGGAGCCAAACTACACGCTGGACAAGGGTCAGCTCCACAGAAACCACATAAGCAAATGAGGCTTCAGTCCATCTGAGGAGACACACTGAAATTTCCCACTGCTGGCTCAGAGTCAGATGCTACGGCTCTGTCTCAAGGAGCTATGAGACAAAAAGGCCTGAAAAGCAGACTAAACAGAAGTTGATTGATTCTTGTTTATTCTTCTTGCAATACCCGCTTTTACAAATGGACTATTTTGTGAAGATTTTACTTTTCTCAGGACAACAAActaagcaacaacaacaaccgaCATGGTAGAGATGAATGAAACTGACTCCCTGAAGACTGGAAAACGAAATGCCACTGATTTTCAGCTAGCAGTGGATGCCTACATAATGGGCAGGATCCTGTGCATTGTGTCCTTGTTAATCATCTCCACCAACCTCCTGGTGGCTGCCTCTCTGGTGCTTCTGATCCGAAAGCGGGGCTGCCGCAGCTGGTGTTTTGTCCTCAACCTCGCCCTGGCCGACATCCTGGTGGGCTTGGCCATCACTGTCATCGCCAACGACGGACTTCATCCCAGTGAGGAGGACCCGATACAGAAAATGGACTGCCTCCTCCGCATGTCCTTCGTTATTTGCCCGTCGGCCGCCTCCATCCTCACCATGTTCCTCATCTCGCTGGATCGCTACGTGGCCATCAAGCTGCCCCTGCGCTACGCGCGTCTCTCGGGCAAGTGGGCGAGCGGCGGCTCCCTCGTGCTCGTCTGGGCTTTCGCGTCGCTGGGCTTCCTGCCCTGCCTGGTGACAGAGATGCAGTGCGAGGAGTACGACGACACATGCACCTTCTTCTCCGTCATCAAGGCCCGCAGCATCATCTTAGTCATCTGCACCGGCTTCTTCCCCGTGCTGGCCGTCTTCGTCTACTTCTACCTGGACATCCTCAAGATCGCCTGCGGGCACCAGCGGCAGATCAGACAGGCCCGTAAGGCCGGGGCGCGCCACTGCCAGCCCAGCCGCTACTGGGGCCATGTCAAGGCACTGCGGACCGTGGCATTGCTGGTGGGATGCTTCACCCTCTTCTGGTGCCCGTTCTTCATAGTCAGTGTGGTGCAGGTGATCTGCTCTGGCTGTCGTCTGTACCGCTTGCTGGAGAACCATCTGTGGCTTCTGGGGCTTTCCAACTCCATCGTCAACCCCCTGGTTTATGCCTGCTGGCAGAAGGAGGTGAGGCAACAGCTCTGCATCATGTTTTCCTACCTCAAGTGTGGCGATCGCTGCCGGGCCAGCATGGACTCGAGGAATGGCCACTTAGACAGACCTGGTCCTGTGGCCTCCCAGCCATCTTTGTCCAGGGAACATTTCAGTGTGCCATTGACTTCGCTCACAGTCCATGAGCGTGTTGCCGTCACTGTGCCTTTAGCTAAGTCGGTGGTTTCTGATGCTTGCTGAAGGTTGTCATTTGAACAGCATGATATACTATataccaaagttcctgtttacCATCAGCAGAAAAACACTCTGATTCTTGAAAATAGCGGCAAAATTGGAAACAACTGAACTGGTTAATGGATTAAGTGCCTTAGAATGCTTTTTGATTACTTTAAAAGTAATGGCCATGTCATGGAACAGATGGGTCTGTTTGCTCTTTTGTCTTTGCTCTGTTCATCCACTGAACCATttgcccacccccacccccctctctcttcctcttatcttctctttctctccaggaATACCCCAAGCGCTGGTTTTACAGCCAATGATGTGCATTAATCTCTATGCTCCATTTTCTCTAACATTGTGTATTTATAGCCATGGATAACTTGTAGATTAGCAACGTTCAATTAGGCCTGTACACACAGTTGGTATATGCAAGCCTATATGAGGTAATATTTTATCCAAGCATTCACAATTTTACTGGATGTTTTATAATTAAACAAATTAAAACCTTTTGAAAACCAAGTCACAAATGCCTCATTGACTATGATTACTGTTGGTAGGCCTTGTTTGTTACCTCATAGCCTAAatgttgccacacacacaggctaaatGTGTTAGACAGGTTTTAAAGTTTAGTGAATAAGAAcatttaggcctacttcatGGATATAACAATAGTTTGACCATCTTTGCAATTGCAATTGCATGGTCTCCTGGGTCTTTCGGAGTACCCTGACCATAAAGATATTTATAGGCCTCTATTTACATGGTCACAAAATCATAAATGCTGAAGGGTGCAATAAATATTTTTGGGCGATAAGCCTACAATAGGCTAGGTAAAATACAATGCCAACATTCTACTGTAATATGTTGCTTGTAGCCTACTCTGGAAGGACCATGCCGTTTAGATGCCCAATTTGCCCATGGGTAGAGGTAGAAGCCCTCACCGTACACATTCGCGTGCAAGGAGCATAGGGCAAGGAGTGATTTGCA harbors:
- the LOC134079696 gene encoding glucose-dependent insulinotropic receptor encodes the protein MGRILCIVSLLIISTNLLVAASLVLLIRKRGCRSWCFVLNLALADILVGLAITVIANDGLHPSEEDPIQKMDCLLRMSFVICPSAASILTMFLISLDRYVAIKLPLRYARLSGKWASGGSLVLVWAFASLGFLPCLVTEMQCEEYDDTCTFFSVIKARSIILVICTGFFPVLAVFVYFYLDILKIACGHQRQIRQARKAGARHCQPSRYWGHVKALRTVALLVGCFTLFWCPFFIVSVVQVICSGCRLYRLLENHLWLLGLSNSIVNPLVYACWQKEVRQQLCIMFSYLKCGDRCRASMDSRNGHLDRPGPVASQPSLSREHFSVPLTSLTVHERVAVTVPLAKSVVSDAC